In a single window of the Drosophila subpulchrella strain 33 F10 #4 breed RU33 chromosome X, RU_Dsub_v1.1 Primary Assembly, whole genome shotgun sequence genome:
- the LOC119557426 gene encoding uncharacterized protein LOC119557426, with amino-acid sequence MSAILLYGICLGLSILLLLVGAALGPLKRLVLTRRGHNQLSLVPAPQRGRQREPYDPLEQSSWHKSIREHIRHLARYVHVPPDLEEAGMPEELHRHMQVLAMLQDLFRAGNLQRTSVSVSASAPDLDLNQNR; translated from the exons ATGTCCGCCATCCTGCTGTACGGAATTTGCCTGGGTCTATCCATTCTGTTGCTGCTCGTGGGCGCTGCCCTGGGACCTCTAAAACGGCTAGTCCTGACCAG GAGAGGTCACAACCAGTTGTCATTGGTGCCGGCGCCTCAGCGTGGCAGACAGAGAGAACCCTACGATCCCTTGGAGCAATCATCGTGGCACAAATCAATCCGCGAGCACATCCGCCACTTGGCCCGCTACGTCCATGTGCCACCGGATCTGGAGGAAGCCGGGATGCCCGAGGAGCTCCATCGCCACATGCAGGTTCTGGCCATGCTGCAGGATCTATTCAGGGCGGGAAATTTGCAAAGGACctccgtttccgtttccgcctCCGCGCCGGATCTTGATCTTAACCAGAATCGCTGA